A window from Vicinamibacteria bacterium encodes these proteins:
- a CDS encoding integration host factor subunit beta, protein MTKAELIEEVSRVSDLTKKHSEIIVDTVFKSIINALHRGDKIELRGFGSFRIRQRESRKGRNPKTGERVDVPAKKVPYFKPGKELKELINQAGEEEPQSASLGFGTPDSPA, encoded by the coding sequence ATGACGAAAGCGGAACTGATCGAAGAGGTGTCGCGGGTGTCGGACCTAACGAAGAAGCACTCGGAGATCATCGTGGACACGGTTTTCAAGAGCATCATCAACGCGCTTCACCGTGGCGACAAGATCGAGCTCCGGGGTTTTGGGAGCTTCCGAATCCGGCAGCGAGAGTCGAGGAAGGGCCGAAACCCGAAAACCGGCGAGCGTGTCGACGTACCCGCGAAGAAGGTTCCCTATTTCAAGCCGGGCAAGGAGCTCAAAGAGCTCATCAACCAGGCTGGGGAAGAAGAGCCTCAGAGCGCCTCTCTCGGTTTTGGAACACCGGACTCGCCGGCGTGA
- a CDS encoding pseudouridine synthase, with product MKQRLQKIIATAGIASRRAAERLILEGRVQVDGKVVSQLGESADPDTADIRVDGVRVKVRARRRYVALHKPQGYVTTRSDPSRRRTVMDLLPRNYQSLYPVGRLDIATSGLLVLTDDGELAQLLAHPRHGVRKTYLVTVSGTPDRRALERARRGIQIQGERLHVDRAQPLSRRGTEARTSRLRVTLREGRNREIRRLFGALGFPVVAIHRERIGELSLRGIPPGGFRPLSRDEVERLRREATH from the coding sequence ATGAAACAGCGGCTGCAGAAGATCATCGCCACCGCAGGAATCGCCTCTCGCCGTGCGGCGGAGAGGCTCATCCTCGAAGGACGGGTCCAGGTGGACGGCAAGGTGGTGAGCCAGCTTGGCGAAAGCGCCGACCCTGACACCGCCGATATTCGCGTGGATGGCGTACGCGTGAAGGTGCGCGCTCGGCGTCGATACGTGGCCCTTCACAAACCCCAGGGGTACGTCACGACACGATCGGATCCCAGCCGGCGCCGAACCGTCATGGATCTTCTGCCCCGGAATTACCAGTCCTTGTATCCCGTTGGTCGTCTCGACATCGCGACCTCGGGTCTCCTGGTGCTCACCGACGACGGTGAGCTCGCCCAGCTCCTCGCGCATCCCCGGCATGGCGTTCGAAAAACCTATCTGGTCACCGTGAGCGGTACGCCCGATCGTCGTGCTCTCGAGCGGGCGCGGCGAGGGATTCAGATCCAAGGAGAGCGGCTTCACGTCGACCGGGCTCAACCCCTGTCTCGTCGAGGAACCGAAGCGCGCACGAGCCGGCTTCGCGTCACGCTTCGGGAGGGCCGGAATCGGGAGATCCGCAGACTCTTCGGAGCTCTGGGTTTTCCCGTGGTGGCGATCCATCGCGAGCGGATCGGTGAGCTGTCCCTGCGCGGCATCCCTCCCGGAGGCTTTCGACCGCTGTCGAGAGACGAAGTCGAACGGCTGAGACGGGAGGCGACTCATTGA
- the scpB gene encoding SMC-Scp complex subunit ScpB, with amino-acid sequence MSGNSSEDAAPALSPEEAEASVEALLYASPAPLSLQELKKALPDAPEMVKPSLERLQQVYGQSGRGVQLVEVAGGWQITTKPAYHECVGRLVEAPKPTRLSLQALETLAVIAYRQPVTVPEIMELRGVRSASVVRTLLERKLIRIVGRKNVVGRPLLYGTTKEFLLRFGLKDVKDLPQLKDMSEVFGDDVAQQLEGMESLEGAP; translated from the coding sequence ATGTCCGGTAACTCGAGCGAGGACGCCGCCCCCGCCCTTTCTCCCGAGGAAGCCGAGGCGAGCGTCGAGGCTCTTCTCTACGCCTCTCCCGCTCCACTATCTCTGCAGGAGCTCAAGAAGGCGCTTCCGGATGCTCCGGAAATGGTGAAGCCGTCCCTCGAACGATTGCAGCAGGTTTACGGGCAGTCGGGCCGTGGGGTCCAGCTCGTAGAGGTTGCCGGGGGTTGGCAAATCACCACGAAACCCGCTTACCACGAGTGCGTGGGGAGGCTGGTGGAAGCTCCCAAGCCGACGAGACTGTCGCTCCAGGCGCTCGAGACCCTCGCGGTTATCGCCTACCGCCAGCCGGTAACCGTTCCCGAGATCATGGAGCTGCGTGGGGTCCGGTCGGCGAGCGTCGTGCGAACGCTTCTCGAGAGGAAGTTGATTCGGATCGTGGGTCGGAAGAACGTCGTCGGCCGCCCTCTGCTCTACGGCACGACCAAGGAGTTCCTGCTGCGCTTCGGCCTCAAGGACGTGAAGGATCTGCCGCAGCTCAAGGACATGTCGGAAGTCTTCGGAGACGACGTTGCCCAGCAGCTCGAGGGCATGGAATCACTCGAAGGGGCTCCATGA
- a CDS encoding 30S ribosomal protein S1, translating to MVETNNHTSELKGGGRTKIDEAAIPPEEYEKLLDKYNSNIAEGEVVQGRVLQVSDNEVIVDVGYKSEGIIPRSEFRDESGAITVSVGDEVDVLLEKAEDKNGYLVLSREKAEKMKVWDQIEEAYQTRAIVKGRVLERIKGGLAVDIGVRAFLPGSQVDVRPVRNLDSLKGQELEMRVIKVNKKRGNIVLSRKVVLEEQLAGRKQETLDALEEGRVFRGVVKNLTDYGAFIDLGGIDGLLHITDMSFGRIQHPSELFSVGDQIEVVVLKFDREAERVSLGYKQLSPDPWDSAQERFPVASRVRGKVVSLTDYGAFVELEPGVEGLIHVSEMSWSKRVKHPSKVLSVGDEVEAMVLQVDTQERRISLGLKQVEPNPWQQLADKYQTGARIQGKVRNLTDFGAFVEVEEGIDGLIHISDMSWSKRVNHPSEVLKKGDTVDAVVLNIDADNQRLSLGLKQLGEDAWEEFFNRHQEGDVVDGKVVRFTNFGAFVEIEEGIEGLLHISEMDDERVDRPEDKLQIGESYRMKIIKISPLERKIGLSIRAVHIEDYESHYSSQGSPNATLGDVADFGAEWASSSRANPESDSGGKD from the coding sequence ATGGTGGAGACCAACAACCATACGAGTGAATTGAAGGGAGGAGGGCGTACGAAGATCGACGAGGCCGCTATTCCACCGGAAGAGTACGAAAAGCTGCTAGACAAGTACAACAGCAACATCGCCGAAGGCGAGGTCGTCCAGGGTCGGGTGCTGCAGGTTTCCGACAACGAGGTGATCGTGGACGTGGGGTACAAGTCCGAAGGGATCATCCCGCGGTCGGAGTTTCGTGACGAGAGCGGCGCGATCACAGTGAGTGTCGGCGACGAAGTAGACGTCCTTCTCGAGAAAGCGGAGGACAAGAACGGATATCTCGTTCTCTCCCGCGAGAAGGCCGAGAAGATGAAGGTCTGGGATCAGATCGAAGAGGCCTACCAGACTCGCGCGATCGTCAAGGGACGGGTGCTCGAGCGCATCAAAGGGGGTCTCGCCGTCGATATCGGGGTTCGAGCCTTCCTCCCGGGCTCTCAAGTCGATGTTCGACCCGTGCGCAACCTCGACAGCCTCAAGGGCCAAGAGCTCGAGATGCGGGTGATCAAGGTCAACAAGAAACGCGGCAATATCGTTCTGTCGCGCAAAGTGGTGCTCGAGGAGCAACTCGCGGGTCGCAAGCAGGAGACATTGGACGCTCTCGAGGAGGGCCGCGTCTTCCGCGGCGTCGTGAAGAACTTGACCGACTATGGCGCCTTCATCGATCTCGGTGGAATCGACGGCCTGCTGCACATCACCGACATGTCGTTCGGCCGCATCCAGCATCCTTCGGAGCTCTTCAGCGTGGGCGACCAGATCGAAGTCGTGGTGCTGAAGTTCGATCGCGAGGCCGAGCGGGTCTCGCTCGGGTATAAACAGCTTTCGCCCGATCCGTGGGACTCGGCACAGGAGCGCTTCCCCGTAGCTTCGCGGGTTCGAGGCAAGGTCGTCAGCCTGACGGATTACGGCGCTTTCGTGGAGCTCGAGCCGGGGGTGGAAGGGTTGATCCACGTCTCGGAGATGTCCTGGAGCAAGCGGGTGAAGCACCCCTCCAAGGTGCTCAGCGTGGGAGACGAAGTCGAGGCGATGGTCCTCCAGGTCGACACTCAGGAGCGTCGCATCAGTCTGGGCCTCAAACAGGTCGAACCGAATCCCTGGCAACAGCTCGCCGACAAGTATCAAACCGGAGCGCGGATTCAGGGCAAGGTGAGAAATCTGACCGACTTCGGGGCGTTCGTCGAGGTGGAAGAGGGGATCGACGGACTCATCCACATCTCCGACATGAGCTGGAGCAAGCGCGTGAATCACCCATCCGAGGTTCTGAAAAAGGGTGACACGGTGGACGCCGTGGTTCTGAACATCGACGCCGACAATCAACGCCTCTCGCTGGGTCTCAAGCAGCTCGGGGAAGACGCCTGGGAAGAGTTCTTCAATCGCCACCAGGAAGGCGACGTCGTGGACGGCAAGGTCGTGCGATTCACGAACTTTGGTGCCTTCGTGGAGATCGAGGAGGGCATCGAAGGCCTTCTCCATATATCGGAGATGGACGACGAGCGGGTCGACAGGCCCGAAGACAAGCTCCAGATCGGCGAATCCTACCGCATGAAAATCATCAAAATCTCCCCGCTGGAACGCAAGATCGGACTCTCGATCCGGGCGGTTCACATCGAGGATTACGAGAGTCACTACTCCAGCCAGGGCTCGCCCAACGCGACGCTCGGAGACGTGGCGGACTTCGGTGCGGAATGGGCCAGCAGCTCGCGGGCGAACCCCGAGAGCGATTCGGGTGGCAAGGACTGA
- the cmk gene encoding (d)CMP kinase — MTDETVIAIDGPAGAGKTTAARGLAAALGFHYIDTGATFRAVALKALRNGIDLDDGDALAELARQSRIGFGGDYLHDVLLDGEDVSEAIREQTISMAASRVSARPELRSVMVELWREMARGRAVVLEGRDIGTVVFPRADLKFFLDADQDERARRRFQERASEAGVTYEGVRNDLEHRDRADRSREHAPLRRAKDALVVDTTSLAPRETLQRLLELTRSRLGLP, encoded by the coding sequence TTGACAGACGAAACGGTCATCGCCATCGACGGCCCTGCAGGAGCGGGCAAGACCACCGCAGCGAGAGGATTGGCCGCGGCGCTCGGCTTTCACTATATCGACACCGGCGCGACGTTCCGTGCCGTCGCCTTGAAGGCTTTGCGGAACGGCATCGACCTCGATGATGGTGACGCTCTCGCCGAGCTCGCCCGGCAATCCAGAATCGGCTTCGGGGGAGATTACCTGCACGACGTCCTGCTCGATGGCGAGGACGTATCCGAGGCGATCCGGGAACAGACGATCTCGATGGCCGCTTCTCGGGTCTCGGCCCGTCCGGAGCTCCGATCGGTGATGGTCGAGCTGTGGAGGGAAATGGCCCGGGGGCGCGCCGTCGTCCTCGAGGGGCGCGATATCGGAACCGTGGTCTTCCCTCGCGCCGACTTGAAGTTCTTTCTCGACGCCGACCAGGACGAGCGGGCGCGTCGGCGTTTCCAGGAGCGGGCATCGGAGGCGGGCGTCACCTACGAGGGCGTCAGGAACGATCTGGAGCATCGCGATCGCGCGGACCGGAGCCGCGAGCACGCGCCGCTCCGTCGCGCAAAAGACGCCCTGGTCGTCGACACGACCTCTCTCGCACCGCGGGAGACGCTTCAAAGGCTGCTCGAGCTCACGCGAAGTCGCCTTGGCTTGCCGTGA